In Lacrimispora indolis DSM 755, a genomic segment contains:
- a CDS encoding response regulator transcription factor: protein MTTILICDDNRQLVSVLTEYCVREGYTVHRAHDGQQALEIYEREDIDLVLLDIMMPIKDGFEVCRQIRSSSTIPIIMITARGEDFEKIMGLDIGADDYIVKPFSPGEVMARIRAIMRRIDQASGNLQQKQLFMYDNLKISLDNLTVTVNEFPVNLTKKEIELLWLMATHRNRVYTRNNLLDLVWGVDYFGDPRTIDTHIKRLRYKLSDISHPNWQIKTVWGSGYKFEIRQDR, encoded by the coding sequence ATGACAACAATACTGATCTGTGACGATAACCGGCAACTTGTTTCCGTTCTGACCGAGTACTGTGTCAGGGAGGGTTACACAGTACACAGGGCTCATGATGGACAGCAGGCCCTTGAAATATATGAAAGAGAGGATATTGATCTGGTTCTTTTGGACATCATGATGCCGATCAAGGATGGTTTTGAAGTGTGCCGGCAGATCCGCAGCAGTTCCACTATCCCCATTATCATGATCACGGCACGGGGAGAGGACTTTGAGAAGATCATGGGACTGGATATCGGTGCCGACGATTATATTGTAAAGCCCTTTTCACCGGGCGAGGTGATGGCCAGGATACGTGCCATTATGCGGCGTATTGATCAGGCTTCGGGAAATCTGCAGCAGAAGCAGTTATTCATGTATGACAATTTAAAGATCTCCTTGGACAACCTTACGGTGACGGTAAATGAATTCCCTGTCAACCTGACAAAGAAGGAGATTGAACTTCTCTGGCTGATGGCCACCCACCGTAACAGGGTATATACCCGAAACAATCTGTTGGATCTGGTGTGGGGCGTGGATTACTTTGGTGACCCGCGCACCATAGATACCCATATTAAGCGGCTCCGTTACAAGCTGTCTGATATCAGCCATCCCAACTGGCAGATCAAGACGGTCTGGGGCTCCGGCTATAAATTTGAGATCAGGCAGGACCGGTGA
- a CDS encoding ABC transporter ATP-binding protein produces MSMNDIILDIKNLVINYETDDGCVRAVSGLDLQLGKKKTLGLVGETGAGKTTTALSILNLVPNPPGVIRDGVIMLDGDDVLKKSPKELEKMRGNDVAMIFQDPMTALNPVMTIGEQIAESIILHENISEEGAMERAKEMLKMVGIAESRACDYPHQFSGGMRQRVVIAIALACNPKLLIADEPTTALDVTIQAQVLELMKGLIRQYEMSMLLITHDLGVVAEICDEVAVIYAGKVVEKGTADEIFNHTLHPYTEGLFNSMPNLKKRGEELEPIQGMMPDPMNLPEGCSFAERCPYMAEHCLQVQPELKPAGDTHFVACLAYEDKNFKLRRYEDAGK; encoded by the coding sequence ATGAGTATGAACGATATTATATTAGATATTAAGAACCTGGTTATCAATTATGAAACAGATGACGGCTGTGTACGGGCGGTAAGCGGCCTTGATCTGCAGCTTGGCAAGAAAAAAACCCTGGGTCTGGTGGGTGAGACCGGCGCGGGAAAGACTACTACCGCTCTTTCTATTTTAAATCTGGTGCCGAATCCGCCGGGGGTTATTCGGGACGGTGTCATTATGCTGGATGGTGATGATGTGCTGAAGAAGAGTCCCAAGGAGCTGGAAAAAATGCGGGGCAACGATGTTGCCATGATCTTCCAGGATCCTATGACTGCCTTGAATCCGGTTATGACCATTGGTGAGCAGATCGCAGAGAGTATTATACTGCATGAAAACATCTCCGAAGAAGGAGCCATGGAGCGGGCGAAAGAAATGCTTAAGATGGTCGGCATTGCAGAGAGCCGCGCCTGTGACTATCCCCATCAGTTCTCGGGAGGTATGAGGCAGCGTGTGGTCATCGCAATTGCCCTGGCTTGTAATCCGAAACTGTTGATTGCCGATGAGCCGACTACAGCCCTGGATGTGACGATCCAGGCACAGGTACTGGAACTGATGAAGGGGCTGATCAGACAATACGAGATGTCTATGCTGTTAATCACTCACGATCTTGGCGTTGTGGCCGAAATCTGTGATGAAGTGGCGGTTATCTACGCAGGAAAGGTGGTGGAAAAAGGCACTGCCGATGAAATTTTCAATCATACCCTTCATCCATATACGGAAGGATTATTTAACTCCATGCCGAACTTAAAAAAGCGGGGCGAGGAACTGGAGCCCATTCAGGGTATGATGCCTGATCCCATGAACTTACCGGAAGGCTGCTCTTTCGCAGAGCGCTGTCCTTATATGGCAGAGCATTGCCTACAGGTACAGCCGGAGTTGAAACCGGCTGGCGACACCCATTTTGTGGCATGCCTGGCTTATGAGGATAAAAATTTCAAGCTCAGGAGGTATGAGGATGCCGGGAAGTAA
- a CDS encoding ABC transporter substrate-binding protein translates to MKKWINLLFTVSLTMFVLTGCGESANTSKTESQAQSEAGAPARKEELIIGTAADINNLDLQKQQDATNNIVLKLTHETLIFFTNEGTIEPRLCTGWEFKDDTHIEFKLYDNMCFSDGSPLTAEDVKFTYDMGLQNGLSVLKGLVEVNVIDSLTVELVIDSYSNEFLQSLASVPVSIQSKAAYESGMDEPYLIGSGPYKLDKWEPDEQVTFVRNENYWGDKKGGSDRITFRPIKEASTRAIALQNGEIDVCIDPSMDNLPDLEADENVTVFERPGTRLFYLGFNVTRLPWDNLKVRQAVAHAIDRESIIDVVLMGKGQSQTTILNRGLWSFFDDMEGHPYDVNAAKAALAESGYTPGGKIPLLISNESDYGQVAQLIQANLKVIGMDIEIQTVEPATLKTECVNGSQGLYLWRWNEDSKVDFVYRDLYYTGSGSNYHHYSDPRADELTDLILTEKDQDKRLEYSKELQKYLVEAVPQVPLYIKNLIIAYNKNLQDTCLYGGGNHDWRFAYVTE, encoded by the coding sequence ATGAAAAAATGGATTAATTTACTGTTTACTGTAAGTCTTACAATGTTTGTTCTTACAGGCTGCGGAGAAAGCGCCAATACCAGCAAGACAGAGAGCCAGGCCCAGTCTGAGGCCGGTGCCCCTGCCCGAAAAGAGGAACTGATTATCGGAACCGCCGCCGATATCAACAACCTGGATTTACAGAAACAGCAGGATGCTACCAACAACATTGTATTGAAGCTCACTCACGAAACTCTGATTTTCTTCACAAATGAAGGTACGATTGAGCCGCGTCTGTGCACAGGCTGGGAGTTTAAAGACGACACCCACATCGAGTTTAAACTATATGATAACATGTGCTTCTCCGACGGCTCCCCGCTGACCGCGGAGGATGTTAAGTTCACTTATGATATGGGCCTTCAAAATGGGCTCAGCGTATTAAAGGGACTTGTTGAAGTCAATGTTATCGACTCACTGACCGTTGAGTTGGTTATTGACAGTTACTCAAACGAGTTCTTACAGTCTCTTGCCTCTGTTCCTGTGAGCATTCAGTCCAAAGCAGCTTATGAGAGCGGTATGGACGAGCCCTACTTAATCGGTTCCGGTCCGTACAAACTGGATAAGTGGGAACCAGATGAGCAAGTAACCTTCGTAAGGAATGAGAACTATTGGGGGGACAAGAAAGGGGGGTCCGACCGCATTACCTTCCGTCCGATCAAGGAAGCTTCTACCAGGGCCATTGCCCTTCAAAACGGTGAAATTGATGTCTGTATCGATCCGTCCATGGACAACCTGCCGGATCTGGAAGCTGATGAAAACGTAACCGTATTTGAGAGACCCGGTACCCGTCTGTTCTATCTTGGCTTCAACGTAACAAGGCTTCCGTGGGACAACTTAAAAGTAAGACAGGCGGTGGCACATGCGATTGACCGGGAATCTATCATTGATGTGGTTCTGATGGGGAAGGGACAGTCTCAGACTACTATTTTAAACCGTGGCCTGTGGAGCTTTTTTGATGACATGGAAGGTCATCCCTATGATGTGAATGCTGCAAAGGCCGCATTGGCTGAGAGCGGCTATACCCCAGGCGGCAAAATACCATTACTTATCTCCAACGAGAGCGATTACGGCCAGGTAGCTCAGTTGATTCAGGCGAACCTAAAAGTAATCGGTATGGATATTGAAATCCAGACCGTGGAGCCGGCCACACTGAAGACCGAGTGTGTAAATGGTAGCCAAGGCCTGTATTTGTGGAGATGGAACGAGGACAGCAAGGTTGATTTCGTATATCGGGACTTATACTACACCGGTTCCGGCAGCAATTATCATCATTACTCCGATCCGAGGGCTGATGAGCTGACCGACTTAATTCTGACTGAAAAAGATCAGGATAAGCGCCTGGAATACTCCAAAGAGCTGCAGAAATACCTGGTTGAAGCAGTCCCGCAGGTTCCGCTGTACATTAAGAATTTAATCATTGCCTACAATAAGAATCTGCAGGACACCTGCCTATATGGCGGCGGAAACCACGATTGGAGATTCGCTTACGTGACAGAATAG
- a CDS encoding ABC transporter permease — MGRYLLNRLLLMIPVILITSFLIYSAMNMTGGDPVLALAPDNASEAQIEMIREELGLNDPFVIRYFKYMGGMLKGDLGTSYVTKKDVFQAYIQRLPATMQLACASVFVSVLIAIPLGIYTAIRQNTWKDNLGMVFALFGVSMPNFWLGLMLMLLFSLKLGWLPSSGRSGPLSLILPAVTVGMGLAALITRTTRSSMLDVLRQDYMRTARAKGADEKRVILRHGLKNALIPIITVVGMQLSNVLTGSVLAETVFAWPGVGRLIFDSISKRDTPMVTGAIIMSCVLMSIVNVLVDVVYAFFDPRIKAQYIKKR, encoded by the coding sequence ATGGGACGATATTTATTAAACAGACTGCTTCTCATGATCCCGGTGATCCTGATAACGTCGTTTCTGATCTACTCCGCCATGAACATGACGGGAGGAGATCCGGTCCTCGCTCTGGCCCCTGACAATGCGTCAGAGGCTCAGATCGAGATGATCCGGGAAGAACTGGGGCTTAATGATCCGTTTGTTATTCGCTATTTTAAGTACATGGGCGGAATGCTGAAGGGCGATCTGGGCACCTCCTATGTAACAAAAAAGGATGTTTTCCAGGCTTACATACAAAGGCTGCCGGCCACCATGCAGCTGGCCTGCGCCTCTGTTTTCGTGTCAGTGCTGATCGCAATCCCTCTTGGCATTTATACTGCCATACGCCAGAATACCTGGAAGGATAATCTTGGGATGGTGTTTGCACTTTTCGGTGTTTCCATGCCAAACTTCTGGCTTGGGCTCATGCTCATGCTTTTGTTTTCACTAAAGCTGGGCTGGCTGCCATCCAGCGGCCGTAGTGGTCCGCTGTCCCTGATTCTCCCTGCCGTGACAGTTGGCATGGGACTTGCAGCACTGATTACCCGGACCACACGCTCTTCCATGCTGGACGTGCTCCGTCAGGATTATATGCGCACTGCCAGGGCGAAAGGGGCGGATGAGAAACGGGTGATCCTCAGACACGGTTTGAAAAATGCCCTGATCCCGATTATCACCGTAGTGGGTATGCAGCTGAGCAACGTTTTGACCGGATCTGTACTGGCTGAGACTGTATTTGCATGGCCTGGGGTCGGAAGGCTGATTTTTGATTCTATTTCCAAACGTGACACGCCGATGGTAACCGGGGCTATTATCATGTCCTGCGTCCTCATGAGTATCGTAAACGTACTGGTGGACGTAGTATATGCATTTTTTGACCCGCGTATCAAGGCGCAGTATATAAAAAAGAGGTGA
- a CDS encoding ABC transporter permease — protein MAAETVKSRSQAQEVWRRLKKNKGAMIGLGFLVLLVGVAIASGFIFDYDTEVIGINPALKLQPANAQHWFGTDNLGRDIFARVLYGARYSLVIGVGSVAIGLVVGVICGALAGYYGGMIDQVVMRTNDILYAVPNIMIAVVIVSLFGTSTVNLLLALCVTVATAFTRIARASVMTIRGQEYVEAAYAMGLPTWKVIAKHILPNCLSPIIVQITLSIGTTIIAASSLSFLGIGIPSPAPEWGAMLSEGRNFIRNSSYICVIPGLAIMFTVLALNLLGDGLRDALDPKLKK, from the coding sequence ATGGCAGCAGAGACTGTAAAAAGCCGTTCCCAGGCCCAGGAGGTCTGGAGGCGGCTTAAGAAAAACAAAGGTGCCATGATCGGTCTTGGTTTTCTGGTGCTGCTGGTCGGGGTTGCCATTGCCAGCGGTTTTATCTTTGATTATGACACGGAAGTGATTGGAATTAACCCCGCATTAAAGCTTCAGCCGGCCAATGCGCAGCACTGGTTCGGCACCGACAACCTGGGACGTGACATTTTCGCCAGAGTTTTGTACGGAGCCCGCTACAGCCTGGTAATTGGTGTTGGCAGCGTGGCCATCGGTCTGGTGGTGGGTGTGATCTGCGGCGCTTTAGCCGGATATTACGGCGGCATGATCGATCAGGTAGTTATGAGAACAAACGATATTCTGTATGCAGTGCCAAATATTATGATTGCAGTTGTTATTGTGTCCCTGTTCGGAACCAGTACGGTGAATCTGTTGCTGGCTCTGTGTGTGACGGTTGCCACGGCATTCACAAGAATCGCCCGTGCTTCCGTTATGACCATCCGGGGACAGGAATATGTGGAGGCAGCCTATGCTATGGGGCTTCCCACCTGGAAGGTTATCGCAAAGCACATCCTTCCCAACTGTCTTTCCCCTATCATTGTTCAGATTACCCTTTCCATCGGAACTACCATCATAGCCGCCTCTTCCTTAAGCTTCCTGGGTATCGGCATTCCAAGCCCGGCACCGGAGTGGGGAGCAATGCTTTCCGAGGGGCGTAACTTTATCCGAAATTCCAGTTATATCTGTGTAATACCGGGGCTTGCCATTATGTTTACGGTACTGGCTTTAAATCTTTTAGGCGACGGGCTGCGGGATGCGCTGGATCCAAAACTGAAAAAGTAG